In Saccharicrinis fermentans DSM 9555 = JCM 21142, a genomic segment contains:
- a CDS encoding extracellular solute-binding protein codes for MNNIKLKGITWNHSRGFTSIVACAQRFSELNPGVEISWEKRSLQAFADEPIDQLAERFDFLIIDHPWTGFAARSKVIIPLSDYLPSSYMEDQAANAVGKSFESYHFSGKQWALPIDAATPVAASRPDLFESEGWKLPKTWDALVELSKTGKVAIPGIPQDILMSFYMLCSTLGEDVCVCKDCVVSDNVGIKALQMLRDLGENIKAENYDFNPIKVYEKMTLSDDYLYSPFAYGYTNYSRRGYARKLLKFHDMVALDGQKLITTLGGTGLAVSANCKHREMAVKFAEYAGSSDIQRGIFFTNGGQPGHRAAWLDQQNNADTMDFFVDTLPALDRSFLRPRYYGHMYFQDRAGAPIREYMMKGGDETKLLAGLNELYYQSLELDKS; via the coding sequence ATGAATAATATAAAACTTAAAGGAATTACCTGGAATCATAGTCGCGGTTTTACGTCTATTGTGGCATGTGCACAGCGTTTTTCTGAATTGAATCCAGGTGTGGAAATCTCCTGGGAGAAGCGCTCTTTACAGGCTTTTGCCGATGAACCCATAGATCAGCTTGCAGAGCGGTTCGATTTTTTAATTATCGATCATCCATGGACGGGTTTTGCTGCTCGTAGTAAGGTGATCATACCATTGAGCGATTATTTGCCGAGTAGTTATATGGAAGATCAGGCAGCCAATGCTGTAGGTAAATCATTTGAGAGCTACCATTTTAGTGGTAAACAATGGGCTTTACCTATTGATGCGGCTACTCCTGTGGCAGCTAGTCGACCTGACTTATTTGAAAGTGAAGGATGGAAATTACCTAAAACATGGGATGCGTTGGTTGAGCTGTCCAAAACAGGTAAGGTTGCCATTCCTGGTATACCACAGGATATCTTAATGAGCTTTTATATGCTGTGTTCTACATTGGGTGAGGATGTTTGTGTGTGTAAAGATTGCGTGGTGTCGGATAATGTGGGTATTAAAGCTTTGCAGATGCTCAGAGATTTGGGTGAGAATATAAAAGCTGAAAATTATGACTTCAACCCAATAAAAGTATATGAAAAAATGACATTAAGCGATGATTATCTTTATAGTCCTTTTGCTTATGGATATACGAACTATTCTCGTAGAGGATATGCTCGTAAATTGTTGAAGTTTCATGATATGGTAGCGCTGGATGGGCAGAAATTGATTACAACATTGGGTGGTACCGGCTTGGCTGTTTCTGCAAATTGTAAACATCGTGAGATGGCTGTTAAATTTGCTGAATATGCCGGTTCCTCGGATATTCAGAGAGGAATCTTTTTTACCAATGGAGGACAGCCAGGGCATAGGGCGGCCTGGTTGGATCAACAAAATAATGCGGATACCATGGATTTTTTTGTAGATACATTGCCGGCCTTGGATCGCTCTTTTCTTCGTCCTCGTTATTATGGACATATGTACTTTCAGGATAGAGCAGGGGCTCCTATTCGTGAGTATATGATGAAGGGAGGTGATGAAACAAAGCTTTTAGCTGGATTAAATGAATTATATTATCAGTCCTTGGAATTAGATAAGTCCTGA
- a CDS encoding CaiB/BaiF CoA transferase family protein yields the protein MNLPLKGITVLEFAQFMAGPSAGLKMADLGARVIKIERPGTGEAGRQIAIKNLFIDESSMVFHTANRNKQSYAANLKDPADLDKVKKLIAKADVMTHNFRPGVMDKIGLDYDTVAAINPKIVYGVVSGYGAKGPWAKKPGQDLLIQSLSGLVHLSGNADDNPTPSGLATSDIFTGVHLVQGILAALIQRNKTGKGALVEVSLLESTLDIQFEVITTYLNDGNKLPQRAKKGNAHAYLDAPYGIYKTKDSYIAIALISLDELTKVMGVELPEAYADKATWFVKRDEIMAFLSPYFEKETNAHWLGIFEGLDLSCSDIYTYRDLFNHEGYRVLKMDQEVETSDGITMRTTRCPIRIDGQRSFHRKSAPKPGEDNVLIEKEFGI from the coding sequence ATGAATTTACCATTAAAAGGAATAACAGTATTAGAGTTTGCTCAATTTATGGCGGGACCGTCAGCTGGTTTAAAGATGGCGGATCTGGGAGCAAGAGTCATTAAAATAGAACGCCCAGGAACAGGTGAGGCCGGTAGGCAAATAGCCATAAAAAATTTGTTTATTGATGAAAGTAGTATGGTTTTTCATACAGCCAATAGAAATAAACAGTCCTATGCAGCTAACTTGAAAGATCCGGCCGATCTGGATAAGGTGAAAAAACTTATTGCAAAGGCTGATGTGATGACCCATAACTTTCGTCCTGGCGTGATGGATAAAATTGGTTTAGATTATGATACAGTAGCTGCGATTAATCCAAAAATAGTGTATGGTGTGGTTTCGGGATATGGAGCCAAAGGACCATGGGCTAAAAAACCGGGCCAGGATTTGTTAATTCAATCCTTATCCGGCTTAGTTCATTTGAGTGGAAATGCCGATGATAATCCAACTCCAAGTGGCTTGGCAACATCAGATATTTTTACTGGTGTACACTTGGTACAGGGTATTTTGGCCGCACTTATTCAACGTAATAAAACAGGAAAAGGGGCCTTGGTTGAGGTCAGTTTGTTAGAGTCAACCTTAGATATTCAATTTGAGGTGATTACCACTTATTTAAACGATGGTAATAAATTGCCACAACGTGCTAAGAAGGGTAATGCACATGCTTATCTGGATGCTCCCTATGGGATCTATAAAACCAAAGATAGTTATATTGCAATTGCACTTATTTCGTTGGATGAATTGACAAAAGTAATGGGTGTTGAATTGCCCGAAGCATATGCAGATAAGGCAACCTGGTTTGTGAAACGTGATGAAATTATGGCTTTTCTTTCGCCGTATTTCGAAAAAGAAACGAATGCTCATTGGCTGGGTATTTTTGAAGGACTCGACTTGAGTTGTTCTGATATATATACTTATCGCGATTTATTTAATCATGAAGGATATCGCGTGTTGAAAATGGATCAGGAAGTGGAGACTTCGGATGGTATTACCATGAGAACCACGCGTTGTCCCATTCGAATAGATGGACAACGAAGCTTTCATCGAAAATCGGCTCCTAAA